A genome region from Geobacter pickeringii includes the following:
- the moaC gene encoding cyclic pyranopterin monophosphate synthase MoaC, which yields MSFNHFDDKGRAVMVDVSGKLPTLRTATAAATVAMKPETLADLLAGRTTKGDVLGVARLAGIAAAKRTPELIPLSHPLAIHHAAVEFDTDPATGTVTVKATVRAFERTGVEMEAMTSAAVAALTIYDMCKGADKGITIGEIRLLFKEGGKSGTWQREEPA from the coding sequence ATGTCGTTCAACCATTTCGATGACAAGGGGCGGGCCGTTATGGTGGACGTGAGCGGCAAGTTGCCGACCCTGCGCACCGCCACCGCCGCCGCCACCGTCGCCATGAAGCCGGAGACGCTGGCAGACCTCCTGGCCGGCCGGACCACCAAGGGGGACGTCCTGGGGGTGGCGCGCCTCGCCGGCATCGCCGCCGCCAAGCGGACCCCGGAGCTGATCCCCCTCTCCCATCCGCTGGCGATCCACCATGCCGCGGTGGAGTTCGATACCGACCCCGCCACCGGTACCGTTACGGTGAAGGCGACGGTGCGGGCCTTCGAACGGACCGGGGTGGAGATGGAGGCGATGACCTCGGCTGCGGTGGCGGCCCTCACCATCTACGACATGTGCAAGGGTGCCGACAAGGGGATCACCATCGGCGAGATCCGCCTCCTCTTCAAGGAAGGGGGGAAGAGCGGCACCTGGCAACGGGAGGAACCGGCATGA